The Pseudanabaena sp. PCC 6802 genomic interval TAAAGGAGAGATTAAATACAGTGCAATTAACTAGCTATAACCCTGGTAACTTTTATGACGAGCTATTCTTAGCTTCAGGCAACCCTCGTCCCGAGGCAATACCGTTGGTAGATCGCATTAATTCCCTCTCCCCTGGCGAACTCAACCGCAGGTATCTAGCCGCACGTCAGACTATGTTTAAGCTAGGCGTAACGTTCAGCGTCTATGGCGACGAAGAGGGGACAGAGAGAGTTTTGCCCTTCGATATTATTCCCAGAATCATTACAGCAAAAGAATGGGAATGGTTAGAGAAGGGACTGAAACAGAGAATCCACGCCCTCAATCTCTTCCTGGCGGATATCTATGACGAACAGAAAATAGTCAAGGATGGTATTATCCCTCTAGAGTTAATTTTATCGGCAACAGGCTTTCTGAAGCCATGCATTGGGTTGAAGCCGCCCCAAGGCATCTGGTGTCATATTACTGGTACGGATCTGGTGCGCGATCGCTCCGGTGAGTGGTACGTACTTGAGGATAACCTGCGCTGTCCTTCTGGCGTTTCCTATGTCCTGGAGAATCGGCGCGTGATGAAAAGCACCTTCCCACAGGTATTCAATATGATGAGCATTGAGCCAGTGGAAGACTATCCCAGCTATCTACTTGACGCTCTGCTGCACTTAGCACCTCCTGGGTTACCCAATCTTACTGTAGTCGTACTCACGCCAGGCATTTACAATTCCGCCTACTTCGAGCACTCTTTCCTTGCCCAGCAAATGGGTGTAGAACTGGTGGAAGGTCGAGATTTAGTCGTCAGCGATGGATATCTCTACATGCGCACCACCAAAGGGTTGCAACGGGTGGATGTGGTCTATCGTCGCATCGACGACATCTTTATCGATCCACTGGCATTCCGTTCCGATTCCCTCCTGGGTATACCTGGGCTGATGGAAGTTTATCAATCGGGTAGAGTGGCGATCGCCAACGCCCTTGGGACTGGTGTTGCGGATGATAAAGTGATCTATGCTTTCGTGCCGGAGATGATTCGCTATTACTTAAGTGAAGATCCCATCCTGCAAAACGTACCGACCTATCTCTGTTGGGAGGAGAAACAACTGGAATACGTGCTGGCAAATTTGGATAAGCTAGTTGTAAAATCTGCGAATGAATCTGGCGGCTATGGCATGTTAATCGGCACGCAAGCATCAGCACAGGAGCGTGCGGAGTTCTCTCAGCGCATTCTCGCCACGCCCCGCAACTACATTGCCCAACCAACATTAAGCCTATCCCGCGTACCGACACTAATCGACGACCAGATTGAAGGCTGCCATGTCGATCTGCGCCCCTATATCCTCTATGGCAAGGATATTTACGTTAACCCAGGCGGTCTAACTCGCGTCGCCCTCAAACGCGGTTCGTTGGTCGTCAACTCTTCCCAAGGCGGTGGCAGTAAAGATACCTGGGTGCTGACTGCATAGATGCATGAGGCGTATTGTGTAATTGAGTCGATCCGTACTATTGTGGCAATAACAGGGTTTACGCAAGTAGTAAGGTGGGCAATGCCCACCCTATCCTCCACTAAAAAAGCTGACTGCTGACCGCCGAAAGCTGACTGCTAATCGCTAGTTAATAAAAATAATTGGTATGACCGTAAGTAATATTGAATCCCGCGATCGCCTGTATGCTAGCTTGCCCTACCTCCTGCCCATGTCGGCGGTTGTCTATTTTGGGGCTTCCTTACTCCAACAGTTTTTGCCCCTGGAATATCTATTCTTTCCGTTTATCTGGTTATATGGCAATGTTTTAATGCTGCCAGTCGTCCCTTTGCTAGGCTTGAACGGCGAGTTTTTGATCTTAGTTGGCCTGTATGTATTGGTGATTCGAAATACTCGCATCAATCATTTCGTGCGCTTTAACGCCATGCAAGCGATTCTGCTAGAAATCGTCATATTTTTAATGCAGCTAATTTTGCGCCTATCTGCGGAAATTGCGGGTTATTCGTCTGCAATGAGCTTGATATTTGCAACTCTCTTCAATACCGTTTTTCTGGGGATAGTTGGGGTTTGTGTCTACGCGATCGCACAGAATATTGCCGGCAAATACTCCGAAATTCCCACCATCTCTGAAGCCGCACTCATGCAATGCGAATAGATTCACACGATCGACAATCCCACCCGGTAAGGGTTTAGCATTTGTCTGCCAATCTCCGCATCAAACGCAAGAATTCACGACAAATGCTAAACCCCTGCGGTATTGCCCGCTAATCCCAAATCACTTCGTCTGAGTCACTCTCCAACTCAACTTTAAGTTAATCCAGAAATTCCAAACGGTGACGATCGCGATCGCGATCAGGTTGGCAATCAGGTAATGAAGATTAAAGTAATTAACCAAAACATTCACAATTAAGACATTCAGGAACAATCCCAGAAGGCAAACTAGATTAAATTTAATAAATCGCTTGATCCGCTTCGACCAACCTCTTTGCTGGCTAGAGATGTCTCTAAATGTCCAGAGATCGTTCCACAGAAAATTATTGACGATCGCAACTTCGGCGGCAACTACTTTACTGCGGGTTAACGGCAATCCTAGCGCTGCTGGGTCGTGCAGTAAATAGAATATTGCCATATCAACAAATACGCCGCTTAAACCCACCAGGCCAAATCGCACAAACCGTTTAATGGGAACCTCGAAGCGTTGTTTTAGCTTTTCGAGCCGCCCGCGAGAGCGAAGTCGGATTAAATGCTGGATGTACTCGACATATTGCTTCCAGGTAACTTTGCTCGCCCCCTCCTGCCGTTCCTGAAATACATAACCAATTTCTGCGATCCGATCGATCTGACAGCGCCCCAGCACTTCAATCAGGATTTTATATCCAATTGGGTCGAGGTCTCGTCCGATAACTGCATCTCGACGCACCATAAAATAGCCGCTCATGGGATCCGAGACGCGCCCGATCGCATTCGGTAAGATAATCAGACCCAAAAGTTGCGCCCCTCGCGATAAGAAGCGCCTGATAAATCCCCAATCGCTCACGCCGCCGCCCTCGATATGACGACTCGCAACCACTAAATCCGCTCCCCCTTTGAGGGCAGTCAACATTTGCAGTAATATTTCGGGCGGATGCTGTAAATCGCTGTCAATTACACCGAGGATTTGCCCTGCGGCAGCTTGCCAACCTCGAATTACAGCCGTAGATAGTCCGCGCTCTTGCTGCCGTCTGATTACTGTTAACTGGGGATAGTCGTTACACAAAGCCTGCGCCAATTCCCAGGTGCGATCGGGGCTGTCATCATCCACAACGATCAACTCATAGAACCCTTCCAGTACGGGATCGAGAAGCTTGCTGATGCGTTCTACCAGAGTCTGAATATTTGGTCTTTCGTTGTATGTGGGCACGACCAAAGATAGGTAGGTTTGCCGATCGCTTGACCCCTCAATGTCAGAAATTCTTAAACTCATGTTAACGACTCAAATAATTCAGATCTAGTTGACGATCGTAACATCGGTAAGAACGGGCGATC includes:
- a CDS encoding Tic20 family protein, whose amino-acid sequence is MTVSNIESRDRLYASLPYLLPMSAVVYFGASLLQQFLPLEYLFFPFIWLYGNVLMLPVVPLLGLNGEFLILVGLYVLVIRNTRINHFVRFNAMQAILLEIVIFLMQLILRLSAEIAGYSSAMSLIFATLFNTVFLGIVGVCVYAIAQNIAGKYSEIPTISEAALMQCE
- a CDS encoding glycosyltransferase yields the protein MSLRISDIEGSSDRQTYLSLVVPTYNERPNIQTLVERISKLLDPVLEGFYELIVVDDDSPDRTWELAQALCNDYPQLTVIRRQQERGLSTAVIRGWQAAAGQILGVIDSDLQHPPEILLQMLTALKGGADLVVASRHIEGGGVSDWGFIRRFLSRGAQLLGLIILPNAIGRVSDPMSGYFMVRRDAVIGRDLDPIGYKILIEVLGRCQIDRIAEIGYVFQERQEGASKVTWKQYVEYIQHLIRLRSRGRLEKLKQRFEVPIKRFVRFGLVGLSGVFVDMAIFYLLHDPAALGLPLTRSKVVAAEVAIVNNFLWNDLWTFRDISSQQRGWSKRIKRFIKFNLVCLLGLFLNVLIVNVLVNYFNLHYLIANLIAIAIVTVWNFWINLKLSWRVTQTK
- a CDS encoding circularly permuted type 2 ATP-grasp protein, with protein sequence MQLTSYNPGNFYDELFLASGNPRPEAIPLVDRINSLSPGELNRRYLAARQTMFKLGVTFSVYGDEEGTERVLPFDIIPRIITAKEWEWLEKGLKQRIHALNLFLADIYDEQKIVKDGIIPLELILSATGFLKPCIGLKPPQGIWCHITGTDLVRDRSGEWYVLEDNLRCPSGVSYVLENRRVMKSTFPQVFNMMSIEPVEDYPSYLLDALLHLAPPGLPNLTVVVLTPGIYNSAYFEHSFLAQQMGVELVEGRDLVVSDGYLYMRTTKGLQRVDVVYRRIDDIFIDPLAFRSDSLLGIPGLMEVYQSGRVAIANALGTGVADDKVIYAFVPEMIRYYLSEDPILQNVPTYLCWEEKQLEYVLANLDKLVVKSANESGGYGMLIGTQASAQERAEFSQRILATPRNYIAQPTLSLSRVPTLIDDQIEGCHVDLRPYILYGKDIYVNPGGLTRVALKRGSLVVNSSQGGGSKDTWVLTA